Genomic window (Tolypothrix sp. NIES-4075):
GTCAACATTCTTTTGGTAGTGGTTGGTTGTTGGTGGTTGGTTGTTGGTGATTGGTTGTTAGTGGTTATTCTACAACCATTACCGATTACCGATTACCAATTACCTATTCCCCATTCCCCATTCCCCATTCCCCATTCCCCATTCCCCATTCCCCATTCCCCATTCCCCATTCCCCATCCCCCCATAGTTATGAATAAGAATTTTTTGGGAACACTATTCAAAGCTACCTAAATCCCCGGTTGTCAACTAACTAGAGGAGTATTAAATTATGTCTTTTGAGCAACTCCAGCCAGCGACTCAACAACAAGCAAGTGTGTACTTACCTTACGTTCAAGGCAGCAAACGCGATTTTTTGCGTTATGCCATCGGTCTTTATCAAAAAGGCGTTTTAGAAGGAAAACGCAAAATAGAAGGCAGCGAACACGTTCCCTTTGTCGCTACTTGGAATATTGCCACGTTACCCTCAGACTTAACTCGTTGCCGATTGCAGTTTGATGGCGACGCTGAGTTAAGTTATGAACTGATGATGGCAAGTTTCGAGTTTATTAATTTTTTAATTGAACTGATGGAAAATTATAAACGCTATCGCCTGACTGATTTTTCACAAGCATTTTACCGCAAACTGCTGCGTGTAGAAGAATAAACAAGGCAAAGCGCTTAAATATAATTCAATAATTCTCAGTTTTAGCAACTTCGCCCAAAAAAGGTACGATTTTGAGCAATAAAGTATCCTTAAAATTTGGGCGATCGCTTCAGTCAACGAGTTTGGTAGCAACCTTGAACGCAAAGTTCGACCTAGAATTAGGATCTAGCTGGATTCTACTTTCTTTTGAAATAAGGAGTGCATGTGTGCCAAAATCTGCTAAGTATTTGCTCATTGGCTCAACTGAAAGTTACAGTGGCAAATCTGCTACAGTTTTAGGTTTGTCGCATCAGTTACAGCAAAAAGGACTAGATATTGCCTACGGTAAACCGTTAGGTACAAGTTTGAGTGAATTTGAAGGAAGTGTAGTTGAGGAAGATGTGCAATTTATTGCCAACAGCCTCAATTTACCTTCAAACCGGATTGCACCGACAATGCTTGCTTTAGATGAAGTAGCTATACAAAAACGCTTGCGTGGAGAAGACAAAACTGATTATCGTGCCACTTTAGCACAGCAATATTTACCAATTTTCGGCGGCGATTTGGTATTGTTGGAAGGTCCTGGCAATTTGTCAGAAGGTAATTTATTTGACTTGTCTTTGCTGCAAGTGGCTGATGTTGTTGATGCAGCTGTGTTGTTGGTATGTCGTTATAAATCGCTGCTTTCAGTTGAAGCACTGTTAGGAGCCAAACAGCGTGTAGGCGATCGCTTAATTGGTGTTGTCCTCAACGACATCCCCGGAACCCAAATCGAAGCAGTTAATACTCAGTTGCGTCCTTTTTTGGAACAACAAAATATTCCCGTACTGGGAATGTTGCCGAAAAATGACTTGCTACGCAGTGTTAGCGTTGGCGAACTAGTAAATCAGTTAAAAGCCGAAGTTCTCTGTGGTAGCGATCGCCTAGATTTAATGGTGGAAAGTTTAGCAATTGGGGCGATGAATGTCAACTCGGCGGTGAAGTATTTTCGCAAACGGCGAAATATGGCAGTAGTTACAGGAGGCGATCGCGTGGAAATTCAACAAGCTGCTTTGGAAACTTCTACCCAATGTCTCATCCTTACCGGACAACTTCCGCCACCTTCTTTCATCCTCAATCGCGCTGAAGAACTAGAAATCCCCATTTTGTCAGTTGATTTGGATACCCTCACCACTGTGGAAATTGTTGATCGCACTTTTGGTCAAGTGCGCGTCCACGAACCAATTAAAGTTCATTGCATTAGCCAATTGATGGCTGAACATTTCGACATTAACCGCTTGTTGTCTCAACTCGGCTTAAATCCAGCAGTGGCAATGCAGTAAAAATACTGTAATTCGTCAGATCGGAGTAAATGCAGTGAAGGTAAAATCCTCCTGAATGGCGTTATCTATGAAGTATTGAGGATGGTCTGGGAACCCAAACCATCCAGCTATTAAATTCAGCAAGCAAAAAATTGTATTAATGTTTCACCACAAGCCGATTCGTATCTACACTCTGTTTGGTAGAATATCTGGGTTGTTTAATCTGATTCTGTCCATCTTTGAGTCAGTCCATAGACCTTATTAACCTCGATACATTAGCCCAAGAACTGGCAACTATCCAGCAAACAGGTTCTAAACGAATCGCCTTGCTTGGTTCTCGCCACGTCCCAATTACGCATCAGAACCTAATTGAGATGATGACCTATGCCCTGGTTTTAACAGGGAATCGCATCATCACATCTGGTGCTACAGGTACAAATTCAGCTGCCATCCGGGGAGCAATGCGGGCTGATGCTAATTTATTAACGGTGATTCTACCCCAAAGCTTGGAACGCCAGCCCAATGAATCGCGACAGCAATTAGAACAGGTAATGCATCTGGTTGAAAATCCCAGTAACGATCATCTGTCTCTTGCTGAAGCTAGTTATCTGTGTAACAAGGAAATAGTTTCTCGTTGCCAACAATTAATTTGTTTTGCTTTTCACGACAGTCGCACTTTGTTGCAAACTTGTGGTGAAGCAGAAGAACAAAGAAAAGTGGTGACATTGTTCTACTTTGATTAGTCATTAGTTATTTGTACGAGTGTCGTTGGTATGTGTATTTTTGACCACTGACCAATGACTCTTGACTAATAACTCTTGACTCTTGACTCTTGACCAATAACCAATGACTATTTTTTTGTACTCGATCGCAGCCGCTGCGGTGCTAATTTATCTGCCGTTTTTGGTGGTAGGTTATGCTCGTATGCGTGTGGGATACGATCAATCTGCTCCCCGCGCTATGTTTGACAAACTACCACCTTACGGACAAAGAGCTACTTGGGCACATCAAAATTCTTTTGAAGGATTTATGATTTTTGCTGCCGCAGCTTTGATGGCATACGTAACGAATGTGAATTCTCCTATCGCAGTAGTCGCAGCGATCGCCTTTGTTGCGGCTCGGTTGCTATACTCAATCTTTTATATTTTGAATATACCCCTTTTGCGATCGCTCATGTTTGCTATTGGCTCCCTCAGTTGGGGTACTCTTTTCGCCCTCAGCATCATTCAAGTTAATGGGTAATGGGTAATGGGGAAGAATTATTCCCAATTCCCAATCCCCAATTCCCAATTGCCAATTCCCAATTCCCAATCTAAAATCCAAAATGTTCTATGGCTTCTACCTATTCCTTTGATATTGTCAGCGATTTTGACAGACAAGAATTGGTCAACGCCGTCGATCAAGTTGTCCGAGATGTTAAAAGCCGTTACGATCTTAAAGATTCTCAAACTACTGTCGAATTAGGCGAAGACAACATTACCATCGGCACCGACAGCGAGTTTACCTTAGAGTCTGTACACACCATCCTCCGCGAAAAAGCCGCCAAGCGCAGCCTGTCTCAAAAAATCTTTGATTTTGGCAAAGTTGAATCAGCCAGCGGAAACCGCGTCCGTCAAGAAATCAAACTGCAAAAAGGCATTAGCCAGGAAATTGCCAAGCAAATTTCTAAATTGATTCGTGACGAATTCAAAAAAGTACAAGCGTCAATTCAAGGTGACGCTGTACGAGTTAGCGCTAAAAATAAAGATGACTTGCAAACTGTGATTCAGCGCTTGAAGCAAGAAGACTACCCGGTGGCTCTACAATTTACGAACTATCGGTAATGGGGAATGGGTAATGGGAAATGGGTAATGGGGAGAATCAATAATTAACCACGCTCCCACGCTCCCACGCTACCACTAACAATGCTCCCACTATCCACGCTCCCACGCTCCCACGCTCCCACTCCCAATGCTTTTTTGAAATGCTGGACGTTGAGCTATCTGCTTAATGTAGTTCAATACAGCTGGGTAAGCGCTCAAATCTAATTTGAGCATCATGGGAATGTAACCGAGAACAGAACCCACTGCTACATCAGCAACGGTGAATTCGTTACCTAGTATGAAAGGTTGCTGCTCTAAAATTTGATTTAGGGGAGTCATCAAGCGCGGCATTTCTCGCTCTCGATTAGTTTCGACAAAAATTCCTGTAGACAAGCTGGAATTAGCAAATAACACCCACTGAGCAATTTTGGCGCGTTCCTCAACTGAAGATGGCTTGCCATACTTTTCGGCAAGATACAGCAAAATTGCTCCTGATTCCCAAAGCTGCAAATCTCCGTCTACAATTGCCGGGACTTTCCCCATCGGATTAATTGCAAGAAATTCTGGCTTACGCTGTTCCCCAGACTTCAAATCAAGCTTGATAAATTCGTAGGGAACACTCAGTTCTTCTAGATACCAATGAACAATTGATGCCCGACTGGGACTGCCACCATAAAGCTTCAACATAATTAAAACAAATTAAAGAACTTTGTGCGTGTGGGAATGTTGTTTAACGTTATCTTCCTTGTTAACAACTCGTTTAGCATTTAGTACCCGCTTGCGCTCGGTGGAATACTTGAACTCCGTATAAGTTGTACCTAGAGGAATCAGGGATTTTGCGGTTTCGCGACGTTTGTAAGTGCGAGCAGCTGCAAACGCTCTGGGCACAAATTCCTCGCCAAATTGAGCGTTGGCAGGAAAGCCATCTGGTAAATATTGCGTATCTTGGTCTAACACAGATGCCAAAGTTGTCCCACAAGCCAACTTATAGGAAGTGGGAATACCTTTAAAAATCGCTTCTAAAGCCGCAGAGGGAATAGGTTCTATAACTTCGACTTGATGAACTTCTCCATCTTCTTTGATGAAACACGTAGCCAAACCAATAACGATGTAATCATCACCGGCTAAATCGGGAGCGTTGGCGTAGGAAATTGCAGTTGTCATAAGAAAATCTTCTCAAAACTTAAAAGTCTGATTTAGAAATTGGGTACCGGAAAAAAATTCTTACTTTTCAAAGCAAAAATTTCTTCATTGATGTGAACGATCGCAAATTTTCTGGGAATAATAAACCGTCAAGGTTTTTAGGTTCGCCTAAAGCCGTTGAAAAAGAAGGGTTCTTAAGTTCGATTCGGAGTTTTCACATTCCCCAGTACCCGCCAGTCCCACCGGAATGGCTTGTTGGCATTCTACCAAGTTGTCGCTCTTACTTGTTGACTAGTCTATTGGATTGAGAGATTACTGTTTCTGGAATTGGACTAGGGGATGACGTATCTATTATCAGGTTGAAGCATCAATTATTGGTATAGGGCGAACACTCCCACTTGTTCTTGATACTTGTACCCCAGTACTCATAGACACCTTAACAAGTGACACAGGCACGAAACCACTCTTCACAAGAAAATTATAAGTTGATCTTACAGAGCAAGAGGCTCAGGCAGGAAAATATGAATACAAACCCATTTTTAGCATCTGAGAGTGAGCAAAGTTACTTAAACCCAACTGTTTTACAAAACACATTAAATGCTCAACAGCATCAGGCTAACAGTAGCGGGGAATCTGCTAATAAAGACAGTTACTTACGCTCTTGTGCTTTGAGATTAGCCCAAATGGGAGATTACACCGAAGCGATCGCCCTGTTAAGTCAACTAATCAACCGTCATCCCCACAATGCCATAGACTACAATAACCGGGGGCTGATTTATTTTCAAAGTGGTGAAAGACAAAAAGCGTTCTGGGATTACAACAAAGCACTACACCTCAACCCCAAGTTAGCTAGCGCTTATAACAATCGCGCAAATTACTACGCAGCTTGTGGAGAATTAACATCGGCGATCGCCGACTACGATCGGGCGATTGATTTGCACCCCAGCCATGTCCGGGCACAAATTAACCGAGGCATTACCTTACGGGATTTGGGACAATACGAAGAAGCAATTGACGCTTTTGAGATAGCATTGCTTTTCGGTCAACTTGAAGACCACATTTTAGCTGAACGCGGCAGAACTTATCATTTGTGGGGCGATTGGAATTGTGCGATCGCTGATTATCGCCGCGCTTTAAATCAACTACCACTCCTAAGCACTTCTAAGGATGAACGTAGCTCGCGTTTGCGTTTAAAAGTCGAAAATTGGTTGGGTGAGTTGCTGTGTTCTTGAAAAACGTAGTAGGCGTTTTAACGCCTATTTTAAGCACGAAGAGTGCTTACTACAAATTACTTCGCCGCAAACGGGGTGTATTTGCCTCCCAATCCCTCAACAATCGTTTTTTCCACGGGATTTTATTCCTTAAATGGTGGCTTGCGATCGCCTAAATTTATAACTAGCAACCTTTAGCTCGGTCGCGCTAAACAATTTTTATGTCAGGATAGGCTTTCAACCATTCAGCTAAGGTTTCTGCTGAACGAGCGTTTAAGCGCCACTGGTCGGCTACGCTCTAAATCAACCACTATTGTGCCGTAGGTCTGACCTTTAGGGAAACCTGAGTTCGTCTACTCCAACACTTGAGAGTAAACCAACTGATGGCAAAGGTATTTTACGCACTAACGCGATTCAGCGTGTTGCTACTCACACTAAAACCTAATCGCTGCCTTCTGCCTTACCCCAACCAAGATCACCAAAATCTGACAAGACCCCAATTTACTTTCAAATTCTAAAAGGCAATTCAACCTCAGCATTAGACGAAACATCTGCCTGTTGAGCCATACTTACCGCTTTGCTTCGCGCTTCTATAATTTGACCTATCTCACGTCCAAGGCTTGGTTGACGTTCAATCATCGTATTTACAGCATCTGAGTACATGACAAGAACTTGCAAATCGTCAACGGCAGCGATTGATACCGGACTCGGTTCCCCACTAAATAGTGCCATCTCGCCAAAGAACTCACCACGCAAAATAGTCATTACCTCCAACTCATTGCCAAACTCGTTCGTGACGGTGACTAAAGCCTGACCCGCAATGATAATATACAAAGCCTTACCAGGCTCGCCCTGCTGGATAACTTTCTCTCCCGCACCGAACTGCTGTAGAATAGTTCCCTTAGCTAAATCATCCAAATTTTTCTGCTCACGAGCTAAAGGCATAAATCCGGGAATTGAGTGCAAGCTCTGAGCCAACTTACTTGAAGCGCTATCTGCCTTTGCAGCAGCTTCCACAGCTAACTCGTATCGATAGCGATATAGCGTCAGGTTGTTTCGCTGCGCTGCGTACCAAATTCGCGTCATAAATCTATCAAGTATCTGCTCGACATCTTCAAAGTTTTCGATAAAGAACTCCACTTCATAGATAATTGCAGTCTCATCATAGGATG
Coding sequences:
- the ebsA gene encoding type IV pilus biogenesis protein EbsA, coding for MSFEQLQPATQQQASVYLPYVQGSKRDFLRYAIGLYQKGVLEGKRKIEGSEHVPFVATWNIATLPSDLTRCRLQFDGDAELSYELMMASFEFINFLIELMENYKRYRLTDFSQAFYRKLLRVEE
- a CDS encoding phosphotransacetylase family protein yields the protein MPKSAKYLLIGSTESYSGKSATVLGLSHQLQQKGLDIAYGKPLGTSLSEFEGSVVEEDVQFIANSLNLPSNRIAPTMLALDEVAIQKRLRGEDKTDYRATLAQQYLPIFGGDLVLLEGPGNLSEGNLFDLSLLQVADVVDAAVLLVCRYKSLLSVEALLGAKQRVGDRLIGVVLNDIPGTQIEAVNTQLRPFLEQQNIPVLGMLPKNDLLRSVSVGELVNQLKAEVLCGSDRLDLMVESLAIGAMNVNSAVKYFRKRRNMAVVTGGDRVEIQQAALETSTQCLILTGQLPPPSFILNRAEELEIPILSVDLDTLTTVEIVDRTFGQVRVHEPIKVHCISQLMAEHFDINRLLSQLGLNPAVAMQ
- a CDS encoding DNA-processing protein DprA, with translation MSQSIDLINLDTLAQELATIQQTGSKRIALLGSRHVPITHQNLIEMMTYALVLTGNRIITSGATGTNSAAIRGAMRADANLLTVILPQSLERQPNESRQQLEQVMHLVENPSNDHLSLAEASYLCNKEIVSRCQQLICFAFHDSRTLLQTCGEAEEQRKVVTLFYFD
- a CDS encoding MAPEG family protein, yielding MTIFLYSIAAAAVLIYLPFLVVGYARMRVGYDQSAPRAMFDKLPPYGQRATWAHQNSFEGFMIFAAAALMAYVTNVNSPIAVVAAIAFVAARLLYSIFYILNIPLLRSLMFAIGSLSWGTLFALSIIQVNG
- a CDS encoding YajQ family cyclic di-GMP-binding protein, which translates into the protein MASTYSFDIVSDFDRQELVNAVDQVVRDVKSRYDLKDSQTTVELGEDNITIGTDSEFTLESVHTILREKAAKRSLSQKIFDFGKVESASGNRVRQEIKLQKGISQEIAKQISKLIRDEFKKVQASIQGDAVRVSAKNKDDLQTVIQRLKQEDYPVALQFTNYR
- a CDS encoding glutathione S-transferase family protein, yielding MLKLYGGSPSRASIVHWYLEELSVPYEFIKLDLKSGEQRKPEFLAINPMGKVPAIVDGDLQLWESGAILLYLAEKYGKPSSVEERAKIAQWVLFANSSLSTGIFVETNREREMPRLMTPLNQILEQQPFILGNEFTVADVAVGSVLGYIPMMLKLDLSAYPAVLNYIKQIAQRPAFQKSIGSGSVGAWERG
- a CDS encoding tetratricopeptide repeat protein; protein product: MNTNPFLASESEQSYLNPTVLQNTLNAQQHQANSSGESANKDSYLRSCALRLAQMGDYTEAIALLSQLINRHPHNAIDYNNRGLIYFQSGERQKAFWDYNKALHLNPKLASAYNNRANYYAACGELTSAIADYDRAIDLHPSHVRAQINRGITLRDLGQYEEAIDAFEIALLFGQLEDHILAERGRTYHLWGDWNCAIADYRRALNQLPLLSTSKDERSSRLRLKVENWLGELLCS